In a single window of the Nitrospira sp. MA-1 genome:
- a CDS encoding TRAM domain-containing protein translates to MMIAPASTVPVVSKTPFLSVHQWLFLILCLMVGMHAGLGHAPSQWTDALPDIVLLGATGLAIGCIGLLIERQLMSCRRSTLIGGSIGLIVALAGIGFLSIMGMGSGLLQMSSLTPWIGLPLFLLCPYIGLIVGIHISNTLVPAPIAEQPKISSPHTSLTPSNTVQKLLDSSAIIDGRILPLCTTGFLEGPFLVPKSILHELQTLADSAHPSKRIKGKRGLDILSQLQQLPNMEVVIIEDWEPEISAVDHQLIAIAKNREAKIVTNDWNLAKVALLQGVSSLNVNELTYQLRPLVLPGETIRVFIHKEGQGQGQGIAHLDDGTMVVVDHGATLVGQAIEVVVTRFMQTSTGRMIFSTPQTNTSSMLFNLQPLPNRSEAAQEYSRSLVEDQG, encoded by the coding sequence ATGATGATTGCACCAGCCTCCACAGTACCCGTTGTTTCAAAAACGCCCTTTCTTTCCGTTCACCAATGGCTGTTTCTCATTTTGTGTCTCATGGTAGGAATGCATGCCGGCCTAGGACATGCTCCTTCTCAATGGACCGATGCCCTTCCAGACATCGTGCTGTTGGGAGCCACCGGCTTGGCAATCGGCTGCATAGGCCTATTGATAGAACGACAACTCATGTCATGCCGCCGCTCCACCTTGATTGGTGGTAGCATAGGACTTATTGTCGCCCTGGCAGGAATCGGTTTTTTATCGATCATGGGAATGGGATCAGGTCTCCTCCAGATGTCTTCCCTCACCCCGTGGATTGGACTCCCTCTGTTTCTTCTCTGTCCCTACATCGGGTTGATTGTCGGTATTCACATCTCCAACACACTGGTGCCGGCCCCTATCGCTGAACAACCAAAAATATCTTCTCCCCACACTTCACTTACCCCATCGAACACCGTTCAAAAATTGCTGGATTCTAGCGCCATTATCGATGGCAGAATACTTCCTCTCTGCACCACAGGGTTTTTGGAAGGTCCTTTCCTGGTTCCCAAAAGTATTCTTCATGAACTCCAAACATTAGCCGACTCCGCTCACCCCTCTAAACGAATTAAGGGGAAGCGTGGCTTGGATATCTTATCTCAACTCCAACAGTTGCCAAACATGGAGGTGGTGATAATTGAGGACTGGGAACCCGAAATATCCGCAGTTGACCATCAACTCATCGCCATAGCCAAAAATCGCGAAGCTAAGATCGTGACCAACGATTGGAACCTGGCAAAAGTCGCATTACTTCAAGGTGTATCTTCCCTCAATGTGAACGAATTAACCTATCAATTACGGCCTTTGGTATTGCCTGGGGAAACGATTCGGGTTTTCATTCACAAGGAAGGGCAAGGGCAAGGGCAGGGGATTGCACATCTAGATGATGGCACGATGGTCGTCGTTGACCACGGTGCCACTCTGGTCGGTCAAGCCATTGAGGTGGTGGTTACCCGATTCATGCAAACCAGCACGGGAAGGATGATTTTCTCAACTCCCCAAACCAACACCTCTTCAATGCTTTTCAATCTTCAACCGCTCCCCAATCGCTCAGAGGCCGCTCAGGAATACTCTCGTAGCCTCGTGGAAGACCAGGGATGA
- the bfr gene encoding bacterioferritin, with amino-acid sequence MKAKKGVVEFLNQILTEELTVINQYFLHAKMCDNWGYNRLEHKVKERSFSEMKDADKIIEHILYLEGVPNVQRLGTVKIGESVPEQLKSDLAKEKKMVTLLTEAIQHCTKVGDFTTRHLLEDMVADEDEHIDWIETQQETIKQIGLENYLSEQIKNEG; translated from the coding sequence ATGAAAGCCAAAAAGGGGGTTGTGGAATTTTTGAATCAAATTTTAACCGAGGAATTGACGGTTATTAACCAATATTTTCTCCATGCCAAAATGTGTGATAACTGGGGATATAACCGGTTGGAGCATAAAGTGAAAGAACGGAGTTTTAGCGAAATGAAAGACGCCGACAAAATTATTGAACATATTCTGTATCTTGAAGGCGTCCCCAACGTCCAGCGATTGGGAACGGTGAAAATCGGCGAGTCCGTGCCCGAACAACTGAAGTCGGATTTAGCGAAAGAAAAAAAGATGGTCACCCTCCTGACTGAGGCTATCCAACATTGTACAAAGGTTGGAGACTTCACGACGCGGCATCTGCTCGAAGATATGGTGGCAGATGAAGACGAACATATCGATTGGATTGAAACTCAGCAGGAAACAATCAAGCAGATTGGCCTGGAGAATTATTTGAGCGAGCAAATCAAGAATGAGGGGTAA
- a CDS encoding redoxin domain-containing protein — protein sequence MTIGHSTIPRMRVPALLKGNMIDVDLASLEGQWGMLCCLPRLEFCDAVFLNQFRRAVQKQGAALLGIQHPAHPFLAAHLPKAKILSIPLLTDSAQRIGRALGLSSEAHLNQCQSFIFDPEGVVRNKLTHSFNWHCMTLLLGILKQCQVFHPQATQEHIDFPPTDNFIFAEQGLNPSLC from the coding sequence ATGACCATAGGACATTCCACTATTCCACGTATGCGAGTTCCTGCACTACTGAAGGGGAATATGATCGATGTGGACCTAGCCAGTCTGGAGGGACAATGGGGCATGCTATGTTGCCTGCCCCGCCTAGAATTTTGTGATGCCGTGTTTCTCAATCAGTTTCGCAGAGCCGTTCAAAAACAGGGCGCCGCCCTTTTGGGTATCCAACACCCAGCTCACCCGTTTCTCGCTGCCCACCTCCCCAAAGCCAAAATCCTTTCCATCCCTTTATTGACTGACTCCGCACAACGCATAGGTCGAGCCTTGGGCTTATCGAGTGAAGCTCACTTAAACCAATGCCAGAGCTTCATCTTCGATCCAGAGGGAGTAGTCAGAAACAAACTGACTCATTCGTTCAACTGGCATTGCATGACCCTCCTTTTGGGCATATTGAAGCAATGCCAAGTTTTTCATCCTCAGGCCACTCAAGAACATATCGACTTTCCTCCAACCGACAATTTCATATTTGCTGAACAGGGCCTGAATCCAAGCCTCTGCTGA
- a CDS encoding AraC family transcriptional regulator, producing MKCQREQQNSQDHLEKLIEELRCLAREGTHVKIGTNPVEERSSFICKILQDLLSGLKDTRAFSHSTAQQIHTFMISHLHQGLTLKDISLFLGYSEKYCSQLFHTVIGESFRFHLKRLRIERAKFLLQEGHANLREIATALGFSDQFAFSHFFKNAAGCSPSSFRALFEDVSEVQPTQNANEH from the coding sequence ATGAAATGCCAACGAGAACAACAAAATTCACAAGATCACCTGGAAAAGCTGATAGAGGAATTACGCTGTTTGGCGCGAGAAGGGACTCACGTGAAAATCGGGACAAATCCAGTCGAAGAACGATCTTCATTTATTTGCAAAATCCTTCAAGACCTCCTCTCCGGGTTAAAGGATACCCGGGCATTTTCACATTCAACAGCTCAACAGATTCACACCTTCATGATCTCACATCTGCATCAGGGACTTACCCTCAAAGACATTTCCCTCTTCTTGGGGTATTCGGAAAAGTACTGTTCGCAACTCTTTCACACGGTTATCGGTGAATCATTCCGTTTCCATCTCAAAAGACTGCGAATAGAACGAGCTAAATTTCTGTTACAGGAAGGGCATGCCAACCTCAGGGAAATTGCGACAGCCCTTGGGTTTAGCGACCAGTTTGCCTTTAGTCATTTTTTCAAGAATGCGGCAGGTTGCTCTCCCTCAAGTTTCCGGGCTCTGTTTGAGGATGTATCTGAAGTCCAGCCCACACAAAATGCCAATGAACATTAA
- a CDS encoding FMN-binding protein: MFRRILTILFLNALLFLGLTSGGQAQDEQIWDQDLNRYLTPQEMVQEDVYLSPEEAAKLTFPDSDTIRLEVIALTVDQKRQIEERIGWQFPESNFDCFIGETNGEIDGWAFIQHTIGKHKAMTYMVGVDPDGEVTNVEVLVYRESRGSEVRKKRFNYQYHGKSIEDPIRINRDVINISGATMSVRSMSAGVKRALVLAHELYLQSKSQAPINTASQTNKGFLESLLGF, encoded by the coding sequence ATGTTTCGTCGAATCCTGACTATCCTCTTTCTCAACGCACTCCTTTTTCTTGGTCTGACCTCGGGAGGCCAGGCCCAAGACGAGCAAATCTGGGATCAGGACTTGAACCGATACCTCACGCCCCAGGAAATGGTCCAGGAAGACGTCTACCTGTCTCCGGAAGAGGCCGCTAAATTGACATTTCCTGACTCCGACACCATCCGTTTAGAGGTCATCGCCCTCACTGTAGATCAAAAACGCCAAATTGAAGAACGAATCGGATGGCAATTTCCGGAATCGAATTTTGATTGCTTTATTGGAGAAACAAATGGAGAAATCGATGGATGGGCCTTTATCCAACATACAATCGGCAAACATAAGGCGATGACCTATATGGTTGGAGTTGACCCCGATGGGGAAGTCACCAACGTTGAAGTATTGGTATATCGGGAATCACGGGGAAGCGAAGTGAGAAAAAAACGCTTCAACTACCAATACCATGGAAAATCGATTGAAGACCCCATTCGGATCAACCGGGATGTCATCAACATTTCCGGCGCCACCATGTCCGTGCGATCCATGAGTGCCGGCGTTAAGCGCGCCCTCGTCCTGGCCCATGAACTCTACTTACAATCCAAGAGCCAAGCCCCCATCAATACGGCCAGTCAAACGAACAAAGGTTTTTTGGAGTCCCTGCTGGGGTTCTAA
- a CDS encoding DUF3576 domain-containing protein: MACTTFFLGCSFLTGQDLVVDRYMACPIDSVWDSTLETLKAYPVTKKDKFNGVIETGWRVEYVQGAAYGLFQREGMGDKERSQLTLTMKPLESNTVRLQIAERRQHWGFRGGSRLYDWYPVEPSQKAVDFIMTNLIQKLEAEGCFVES, translated from the coding sequence TTGGCATGCACAACATTTTTTCTGGGCTGCAGCTTCCTTACCGGTCAAGACTTGGTTGTCGATCGATACATGGCCTGTCCAATTGATTCCGTATGGGATTCCACCTTGGAAACTCTCAAAGCCTATCCCGTAACGAAGAAAGACAAGTTCAACGGAGTAATTGAAACCGGGTGGAGGGTGGAATATGTGCAAGGCGCCGCGTATGGCCTTTTTCAACGGGAAGGCATGGGCGACAAAGAACGATCTCAACTAACCCTCACGATGAAACCTCTGGAATCCAATACCGTGCGACTGCAAATTGCCGAACGACGGCAACATTGGGGATTCCGTGGTGGCAGCAGGCTTTATGATTGGTATCCGGTTGAGCCATCACAAAAAGCCGTGGATTTTATTATGACCAACTTAATCCAGAAACTCGAGGCTGAAGGATGTTTCGTCGAATCCTGA
- a CDS encoding FAD:protein FMN transferase, translating into MNQSLSCRFAIVFFSVALTLVTLDACLAESALIKRSQMLMGTVVFVTAVGEDERSAKRAVKAGLDEIRRLEELLSTWIPTSELSKVNAAAGRESIQVSQETFEVLTRSLEMAQLTQGGFNIAVGPAVKAWNASGEGHVPPQEDLVALRPQIDLSQIQLDKKKRTVWLKLAGMQVDVGGIGKGYAADLAARVMQAAGATAGVVALSGDIKTFGRMPDQQRFVFGIQHPRKEQGEVLGRIELEDEAVSTAGDYQRYFMKDGVRYHHILDPATLLPARGCQSVTVIAKDGVMADGLDTGIFVMGPKKGMALIESLPDVEGVIVDQEGTVLVSSGLKGRLSLDP; encoded by the coding sequence ATGAATCAATCTTTATCCTGTCGTTTTGCCATTGTTTTTTTCTCTGTTGCACTTACGCTTGTAACTCTGGATGCCTGTCTGGCAGAAAGTGCCCTCATCAAGCGCAGTCAGATGTTGATGGGCACGGTGGTTTTTGTGACGGCGGTTGGAGAAGATGAGAGGAGTGCGAAGAGGGCGGTCAAGGCGGGGCTCGATGAGATCCGGCGATTGGAAGAGTTGCTGAGTACCTGGATTCCAACCAGTGAATTATCGAAGGTCAATGCCGCAGCGGGACGTGAATCAATTCAGGTGAGTCAGGAAACGTTTGAGGTCTTAACGCGATCGCTGGAAATGGCTCAACTCACGCAGGGCGGGTTCAATATCGCGGTTGGTCCGGCGGTCAAGGCATGGAATGCCAGCGGGGAAGGCCATGTTCCACCTCAGGAAGATCTGGTTGCGCTCCGCCCGCAGATTGATTTATCCCAAATTCAACTGGATAAAAAGAAACGAACAGTTTGGTTAAAGCTGGCGGGTATGCAAGTTGATGTGGGGGGGATCGGAAAAGGGTATGCAGCTGACCTCGCTGCCAGGGTAATGCAGGCTGCAGGGGCGACGGCAGGCGTGGTTGCCCTGTCCGGAGATATTAAAACCTTCGGACGCATGCCGGATCAGCAGCGGTTTGTCTTTGGCATTCAACATCCTCGAAAAGAACAGGGGGAGGTCTTAGGACGGATCGAGTTGGAAGATGAAGCGGTCTCCACGGCGGGAGACTATCAGCGCTATTTCATGAAGGATGGCGTTCGGTATCATCATATCTTGGATCCGGCCACTCTTCTGCCCGCTCGCGGATGTCAAAGCGTCACGGTCATAGCCAAAGATGGTGTGATGGCCGATGGGTTGGACACCGGCATATTTGTCATGGGTCCAAAAAAAGGCATGGCCCTCATTGAGTCATTGCCGGATGTGGAAGGGGTGATTGTTGATCAGGAAGGAACGGTTCTTGTCTCCTCCGGTCTGAAGGGGCGCTTGAGCCTTGACCCGTAA
- a CDS encoding Spy/CpxP family protein refolding chaperone — MTMKGRTNHKRMIPLWSGVLSLILGFPAMGLATGYGGDAHHSSGYSSSPHGTGTYGHAQSPHGTSLSGVHGTGGSSHASGHGPHQSASEFIEHILKFKEGMAITDDQVAKLQTIKTDFEKSKIKMKADMQLTSLDLHELLRDDQGDLGAVESKLKSLYEIRAGLYLASVKAGRDAKAVLTDEQRSRMQAVHDRLDSYKEGGMTKGHPGGYSHHSKDKPS, encoded by the coding sequence ATGACAATGAAAGGTAGAACCAACCACAAACGAATGATCCCTCTCTGGTCCGGTGTTTTGTCCCTCATTCTGGGATTCCCCGCGATGGGTTTGGCCACAGGGTATGGAGGAGATGCGCACCATTCATCCGGATACAGCTCCTCCCCCCACGGGACCGGAACCTATGGCCATGCCCAGTCTCCGCATGGCACAAGCCTGTCCGGTGTCCATGGCACGGGAGGAAGCTCCCATGCATCAGGCCATGGTCCTCATCAAAGTGCCTCTGAATTTATTGAACACATTTTGAAATTCAAAGAAGGCATGGCCATTACCGATGATCAGGTCGCCAAACTTCAAACGATTAAAACCGATTTTGAAAAATCAAAAATTAAAATGAAAGCCGACATGCAACTGACCAGCTTGGATTTGCACGAGTTGTTGCGGGATGACCAAGGTGATTTGGGCGCGGTTGAATCAAAGCTCAAAAGTCTTTATGAGATTCGTGCCGGGCTTTACCTGGCGTCAGTAAAAGCCGGGCGGGACGCCAAGGCCGTATTAACGGATGAGCAACGCTCTCGCATGCAAGCGGTCCATGACCGGCTCGACTCGTATAAAGAAGGCGGAATGACGAAGGGTCATCCAGGCGGGTATTCCCACCATTCCAAGGATAAACCAAGCTAA
- a CDS encoding transcriptional repressor gives MAKPVKELETLKHHLQKNSLKLTRQRELILTTFLKMEHVTAEQLYHILAKKDPHIGLATIYRTLKLFCETDLAQERHFGSQTQFDNVSHKGHHDHLICTSCGKIVEFQNCQIESLQEEVARINGFTIQTHKLELYGLCHTCQSA, from the coding sequence ATGGCTAAACCAGTCAAAGAACTCGAAACACTCAAGCATCATCTCCAAAAAAACAGTCTCAAACTGACTCGTCAACGCGAGTTAATTCTGACGACTTTCCTCAAAATGGAGCATGTCACTGCCGAGCAGTTATATCATATCCTCGCCAAAAAAGACCCGCATATTGGCCTCGCCACCATCTATCGCACTCTCAAATTATTCTGTGAAACCGACCTGGCGCAGGAACGGCATTTCGGCTCACAAACACAATTTGATAATGTGTCCCACAAGGGTCATCATGATCACCTCATTTGTACCTCCTGCGGAAAAATTGTCGAATTTCAAAATTGCCAAATCGAAAGCTTACAAGAGGAGGTTGCAAGAATTAACGGCTTTACCATTCAAACCCACAAGCTCGAACTTTACGGTCTCTGCCATACCTGCCAATCCGCCTAA
- a CDS encoding helix-hairpin-helix domain-containing protein codes for MLNSQQVSAFLFSLVLSVGLLFPLPWAEANVNKIDINAASLEQLEAVKGVGQDIAHNILTYKKDHGDFKSLDDLGKVKGVGKVRLEALRETFTVGSTASPVETSPTK; via the coding sequence ATGCTAAATTCACAACAGGTTTCGGCCTTCCTATTTTCTCTCGTTCTTTCCGTTGGCCTGTTATTCCCCTTGCCCTGGGCAGAAGCCAACGTGAACAAGATCGACATTAACGCTGCCAGTCTGGAACAACTCGAGGCCGTCAAAGGGGTGGGACAGGATATCGCCCACAACATTCTCACCTACAAAAAAGATCATGGAGACTTTAAGTCGTTGGATGATCTGGGGAAAGTCAAAGGCGTGGGGAAAGTCAGGCTGGAAGCGCTGCGGGAAACCTTTACCGTTGGCTCAACAGCCTCTCCTGTCGAGACATCACCTACCAAGTGA
- a CDS encoding carboxypeptidase M32 yields the protein MSADAALDPLKQTLRQIHHLHDAAAVLSWDQETYMPSGGGAVRAEQLATLQTLAHDQFVSTEMESRLGTFVDLSTGAVHTQYASALDEPSHALLRETWRDFSRAKKLPSAFVNQLERECSLAQQVWAEARKTNDFQRFLPNLQRVVKLKQQEAEYLGYTDSPYNALLDTYEPGSTVAQLRPLFAILRTELIRLLDLIRQSPVQPDTQLLTQSYGHTPQMDFGKLVLKHMGYDFQRGRLDLSEHPFTTAFHPTDVRVTTRVFETDLPSCLFSCIHEGGHGLYEQGLPPKYYGTPLGEAVSLGIHESQSRLWENCVGRSRAFWQYFYPKLQEVFLAQLGEASAEDFYLAINRVAPSFIRVEADELTYNLHIMVRFEIELDIIEGRLHVDDLPEIWNAKIQEYLGIVPSSDAEGVLQDVHWSFGAFGYFPTYTLGNLYAAMLFRQAQTDLPDLDQSISQGNLLPLKSWLNDRVHRWGRQYTAADLITRVTGQALTPEPFIQDLRQKFGTLYQFPTTPPASNAE from the coding sequence ATGTCCGCTGACGCTGCTCTTGATCCCCTGAAACAGACCTTGCGACAGATCCATCACCTGCATGATGCCGCAGCCGTGCTCTCCTGGGATCAGGAAACTTATATGCCCTCTGGTGGCGGAGCGGTTCGAGCGGAACAACTGGCCACCCTTCAAACCCTAGCCCATGACCAATTTGTTTCGACTGAGATGGAATCCCGGCTTGGAACCTTTGTGGATCTTTCAACCGGCGCGGTTCACACACAGTATGCATCCGCCTTGGATGAACCCTCACACGCCCTCCTTCGCGAGACCTGGCGGGACTTTTCCCGTGCGAAAAAATTGCCGTCGGCGTTCGTCAACCAACTTGAGCGGGAATGCTCATTAGCTCAACAAGTGTGGGCGGAAGCCAGGAAGACAAATGACTTCCAACGGTTTCTCCCGAATTTGCAACGGGTCGTGAAACTCAAGCAACAAGAGGCAGAATACCTGGGATACACGGATTCTCCTTACAATGCATTACTGGACACCTATGAACCGGGTTCGACCGTGGCGCAATTACGACCACTTTTTGCCATACTGCGGACGGAGCTGATCCGTCTGCTTGACCTCATTCGACAGTCCCCGGTTCAACCCGACACCCAACTCCTGACACAATCGTATGGACATACACCACAGATGGACTTTGGAAAGCTCGTGCTCAAGCACATGGGCTACGATTTTCAACGCGGACGCCTGGATTTGTCCGAGCATCCCTTTACGACGGCCTTCCATCCCACCGATGTGCGGGTCACCACGCGCGTTTTCGAAACGGATCTCCCCTCCTGTCTCTTTAGTTGTATTCACGAAGGCGGGCATGGCCTATATGAACAAGGGTTACCGCCCAAATACTATGGCACACCATTAGGCGAAGCCGTTTCCCTGGGTATTCATGAAAGCCAATCCCGTTTGTGGGAAAATTGCGTGGGACGCTCCCGCGCGTTTTGGCAATATTTTTACCCGAAACTTCAAGAGGTTTTTCTAGCACAGTTGGGAGAGGCCAGTGCGGAAGATTTTTACCTGGCGATTAACCGAGTGGCCCCGTCGTTTATCCGGGTCGAAGCCGATGAACTGACGTACAATCTGCACATTATGGTGCGATTTGAAATTGAGCTGGATATCATTGAAGGCCGCTTGCACGTTGACGACCTGCCGGAAATCTGGAACGCCAAAATTCAGGAATATTTGGGAATCGTTCCGTCCTCCGATGCGGAGGGCGTGCTGCAAGACGTGCACTGGTCCTTTGGAGCGTTTGGCTATTTTCCCACGTACACGCTTGGGAATCTGTATGCGGCCATGCTCTTTCGGCAGGCACAAACGGATCTTCCAGACCTCGACCAGAGCATCAGTCAAGGCAACCTGCTTCCTTTGAAAAGCTGGCTGAATGACCGGGTGCATCGTTGGGGACGACAGTATACGGCAGCCGACTTAATCACACGCGTGACAGGGCAAGCCCTGACACCTGAACCCTTTATTCAAGACCTCAGACAGAAATTCGGCACCTTGTATCAATTTCCGACAACACCCCCTGCCTCCAACGCTGAATAA
- a CDS encoding class I SAM-dependent methyltransferase — MKSLVLPHIEAYAEAHSLPESEVCRRLREETYRNMDCPQMVVGPLEGAFLKVMALSVRARRVLEIGTFTGYSALCMAECLPDDGMVITCDIDPESTAMAKQYWAQSTHGTKIHLRLGPALETMATLTGTFDLIFIDADKANYVNYFRQALELISDHGVILIDNVLWNGDVLTHPAPDTNTAAIQELNRVVHAEPRVSAVLLTIRDGIFLIKPQSFLRGNNQAQQQVQQ; from the coding sequence ATGAAATCCTTGGTGCTGCCGCACATTGAAGCCTATGCCGAAGCACACTCCTTGCCGGAATCGGAGGTGTGTCGGCGACTTCGGGAGGAAACGTATCGGAATATGGACTGCCCTCAGATGGTGGTCGGGCCATTGGAAGGCGCGTTTTTAAAGGTCATGGCGTTGAGTGTGAGAGCCAGGCGGGTGTTGGAAATCGGCACCTTTACCGGGTACAGCGCCCTCTGTATGGCGGAATGTCTTCCGGATGATGGGATGGTCATCACGTGTGATATCGACCCTGAGTCCACGGCTATGGCCAAGCAGTATTGGGCTCAAAGCACTCATGGGACGAAGATTCATCTTCGCCTCGGTCCCGCCTTGGAAACGATGGCGACATTGACTGGAACATTTGACCTGATCTTCATCGATGCCGACAAAGCCAACTATGTGAATTATTTTCGTCAGGCATTAGAGTTAATATCGGATCATGGCGTCATTCTCATTGATAATGTTTTGTGGAATGGAGATGTGCTGACACATCCTGCTCCGGATACCAATACGGCGGCCATTCAAGAACTCAATAGAGTGGTGCATGCCGAGCCGCGGGTCTCAGCGGTCCTGTTGACCATTCGCGATGGGATATTCTTGATTAAACCACAATCCTTCCTAAGGGGAAACAACCAAGCGCAACAGCAAGTCCAACAATGA
- a CDS encoding transglycosylase SLT domain-containing protein — protein MWKCLRPLPTAPRVEGPTRPSPLCIGYSKLMGLKPKRPTSKQPHPRTRRKRGLTFTLLWGFVRQGWRVLRAVMRGVLASHPIVRVVVIPTLLFLLWLGLNWAFHTFHKPTEIFFPLDQSLNKSPVQTWKEYESLFREHATAVITPEFLAALAQVEGGGNPVARTYWRWQLTWNPLELFKPASSAVGMYQITDGTFSEAKRYCIHDNVVVEDGPWHDWKSCWFNSLYTRILPSHAIELTAALLDRQVTQTLGPKRIGKVTLQRKQDLAAVIHLCGAGAGRAYAARGLKLTRNQRCGDHDVSNYLARINELKFEFSKPAAGDKTIRQGR, from the coding sequence TTGTGGAAGTGTCTTCGACCCTTACCTACCGCACCGCGAGTAGAGGGACCGACCAGGCCCTCTCCCCTTTGTATCGGTTATAGTAAACTTATGGGGTTGAAGCCCAAACGACCGACTTCCAAACAACCTCACCCACGAACGAGGCGCAAGCGGGGGCTCACATTTACTCTGCTCTGGGGTTTCGTGCGCCAGGGGTGGCGTGTGCTCCGCGCGGTCATGCGAGGGGTTCTGGCCTCCCATCCGATCGTTCGGGTGGTCGTGATTCCGACCCTCCTTTTTCTACTGTGGCTTGGCCTCAACTGGGCGTTTCATACGTTCCATAAACCCACCGAAATTTTCTTTCCCTTGGACCAATCCCTCAACAAGAGCCCGGTCCAGACCTGGAAAGAATACGAATCCCTCTTTCGGGAGCATGCGACCGCGGTCATCACACCTGAGTTTCTCGCCGCGCTGGCGCAGGTCGAGGGCGGGGGGAATCCTGTGGCACGGACCTACTGGCGGTGGCAACTGACCTGGAATCCTTTGGAGCTGTTCAAACCGGCCTCCAGCGCGGTTGGCATGTACCAGATTACCGACGGGACCTTCAGCGAGGCTAAGCGCTATTGCATTCACGACAACGTGGTGGTCGAGGACGGCCCTTGGCACGATTGGAAATCGTGCTGGTTCAACAGCCTCTATACCCGCATCCTGCCGAGCCATGCCATCGAGTTGACGGCGGCGCTGCTCGATCGCCAAGTCACTCAGACGTTAGGACCGAAGCGGATCGGCAAGGTCACGCTCCAGCGGAAGCAGGATCTGGCCGCCGTGATTCACCTCTGTGGAGCGGGAGCCGGCCGCGCCTATGCCGCACGCGGACTCAAGTTGACCCGGAATCAACGGTGCGGCGATCACGACGTGAGCAACTACCTGGCACGCATCAATGAGTTGAAGTTCGAGTTTTCCAAGCCGGCGGCAGGAGATAAAACAATCCGACAGGGGCGTTAA